A window of uncultured Litoreibacter sp. contains these coding sequences:
- the mmsB gene encoding 3-hydroxyisobutyrate dehydrogenase, whose protein sequence is MKIGFIGLGNMGAPMALNLAKAGHDVAGFDLANTPPDGVAAATSAAQAAQGADVVITMLPNGAILRSVAQEVIPVMGPGAVLLDCSTVDVAAARDVAEIAEAAGCLAADAPVSGGIGGAAAGTLTFMAGGSAAAFSKVSPLFDIMGQKAVHCGPSGNGQAAKICNNMILGVTMIGTCEAFALADKLGLDRQKMFDVVSTSSGYSWTMNAYCPAPGVGPQSPADNNYQPGFAAELMLKDLRLSQMAAEAADADTPMGEAATQLYETFVENEDGLGKDFSAMLPRFASRRRA, encoded by the coding sequence ATGAAAATCGGATTTATTGGTCTTGGAAACATGGGCGCACCCATGGCGCTCAATTTGGCGAAGGCGGGCCACGACGTGGCGGGGTTCGACCTGGCAAATACGCCGCCCGACGGGGTCGCGGCGGCAACAAGCGCCGCGCAGGCCGCGCAGGGCGCAGATGTTGTTATTACCATGCTGCCAAATGGCGCGATCCTGCGCAGCGTGGCCCAGGAGGTGATCCCGGTGATGGGCCCAGGTGCCGTGCTGCTCGATTGCTCTACGGTCGATGTCGCCGCCGCGCGAGACGTCGCTGAGATAGCGGAGGCCGCAGGCTGTCTGGCGGCCGACGCGCCCGTTTCCGGCGGCATTGGCGGGGCGGCTGCTGGCACCTTGACGTTCATGGCCGGCGGCAGCGCCGCCGCCTTCTCCAAGGTCAGCCCGCTCTTCGACATCATGGGGCAAAAGGCCGTGCATTGCGGCCCTTCTGGCAACGGGCAGGCCGCCAAGATATGCAACAACATGATCCTTGGTGTCACGATGATCGGCACTTGCGAGGCCTTTGCCCTAGCCGACAAGCTGGGGCTTGACCGGCAAAAGATGTTTGACGTGGTTTCTACCTCGTCCGGTTACAGCTGGACGATGAACGCCTATTGCCCCGCCCCCGGCGTCGGCCCGCAAAGTCCTGCCGACAATAACTACCAACCCGGGTTCGCGGCAGAGCTGATGCTCAAGGACCTGCGCCTCAGCCAGATGGCCGCCGAGGCGGCAGATGCCGACACGCCGATGGGCGAGGCTGCTACGCAGCTCTATGAGACCTTTGTCGAAAACGAAGATGGCTTAGGCAAAGACTTCTCGGCAATGTTGCCACGCTTTGCGTCCCGCAGGCGGGCCTAA
- a CDS encoding histidine phosphatase family protein, with the protein MRDFPELLILRHGETEWNREGRMQGALDSALTDRGREHAAQQARILSQFDLTELDQFSSPQGRAWATAQIALPDGAAQARKEPKLVEIGVGAWSGKLRADLHLDLPAGVTLEEGPDGPIGLYQHAPGGEGFVALRARVTSFLADLSGPSVIVTHGITSRMLRAVILNVPDEALGDLPGGQGVVYHLKDGVQKRLE; encoded by the coding sequence GTGCGTGATTTTCCAGAATTGTTGATCCTGCGCCATGGCGAGACCGAATGGAATCGCGAAGGCCGGATGCAAGGCGCGCTAGACAGCGCGTTGACAGACCGGGGCAGGGAACACGCCGCGCAGCAGGCGCGCATTCTATCGCAGTTTGACCTGACTGAATTGGACCAGTTTTCCAGCCCGCAAGGCCGCGCCTGGGCCACGGCGCAGATCGCCTTGCCAGACGGGGCCGCGCAGGCACGCAAGGAGCCCAAGCTGGTCGAGATTGGCGTGGGCGCGTGGTCGGGAAAGCTGCGCGCTGATTTGCATCTTGATTTGCCGGCTGGCGTCACGCTGGAGGAGGGCCCCGACGGCCCGATCGGGCTGTATCAGCACGCGCCGGGCGGCGAAGGCTTCGTTGCATTGCGTGCGCGGGTGACGTCTTTTCTGGCTGATCTAAGCGGACCTTCGGTCATCGTGACCCATGGGATCACCAGCCGTATGCTGCGCGCCGTGATATTGAATGTGCCCGATGAGGCGCTGGGTGATTTGCCCGGTGGGCAAGGCGTTGTGTATCATCTGAAAGATGGTGTGCAAAAACGGCTCGAATAG
- a CDS encoding HU family DNA-binding protein, with amino-acid sequence MTPKKPSSGAKAAPKRSTTKAAIKKPTAAAKATKAAVEEKAVSTGELSKKELVERMVLESGMKKGDARRALEAVLGVVRSAIIEGKDISAAPLGKIKIARKKQTPNGELAVLRVKLKDLTKAATPATSDGAVAPDES; translated from the coding sequence ATGACACCCAAGAAACCGAGCAGCGGCGCGAAAGCCGCGCCGAAACGGTCAACCACCAAGGCCGCTATCAAGAAGCCGACCGCGGCGGCGAAGGCCACCAAAGCGGCGGTCGAGGAGAAAGCGGTCTCCACTGGCGAACTCAGCAAAAAGGAGCTGGTGGAGCGGATGGTGCTGGAAAGCGGCATGAAAAAGGGTGACGCGCGGCGCGCGTTAGAGGCCGTGCTGGGCGTGGTCCGCTCTGCCATCATCGAAGGCAAGGACATTTCAGCCGCGCCATTGGGCAAAATCAAAATCGCCCGCAAGAAGCAGACCCCAAATGGTGAATTGGCTGTGTTGCGGGTGAAGTTGAAGGATCTCACCAAGGCCGCAACTCCCGCCACATCCGACGGCGCGGTTGCACCCGACGAAAGCTGA
- a CDS encoding class I SAM-dependent methyltransferase, producing MSKVKDQYEAYPYPERDPKDEKKRLITGSPSHPLEVDHFLFGGQRDWSAGTRILVAGGGTGDALIQLSQTLTSAGKEYEITYIDLSSASRKIAEARAKARGLKGITFTTGSLLDAAEYGPFDYIDCCGVLHHLPEPQAGFDALAAALSPEGGLGCMVYAPYGRSGVYPLQEAFRSLLNGLPPKAQLREAKRIFAELPAGHPFKSNPHLVDHKASDAGFYDLLLHSQDRPYTIDQLSQTLGAAGLRMVGTPQAALYDLSRFTDIKKDMDPVAQMALAEKLDGTIKTHVVYARPSAAPVVAAGKSGRDVPHLKGMAAGALAQKVARDGAITVTLNGVKHHVPIAKSAAKAISGVDGRRDLAAIQAGCALDPLAWNAIWQPLHCDLTRFGLLVYSRLLA from the coding sequence ATGAGCAAAGTCAAAGATCAGTACGAGGCATACCCGTACCCCGAACGCGACCCGAAAGATGAGAAGAAAAGGCTGATTACGGGGTCACCCTCCCATCCTCTGGAGGTGGACCACTTTTTGTTTGGCGGGCAGCGTGACTGGTCGGCGGGCACCCGCATTCTTGTCGCGGGTGGTGGGACCGGGGACGCTCTCATTCAACTTTCACAGACGCTGACAAGCGCAGGAAAAGAATACGAAATCACGTATATCGATTTGTCTTCTGCCTCCCGCAAGATCGCGGAGGCCCGGGCCAAGGCCCGGGGCCTGAAAGGCATCACGTTCACCACCGGCAGCCTGCTGGACGCGGCGGAATACGGGCCATTTGACTATATTGACTGCTGCGGGGTGCTGCACCACTTGCCCGAGCCGCAGGCAGGCTTCGACGCGCTCGCCGCGGCGCTGTCGCCGGAAGGCGGGCTTGGCTGCATGGTTTATGCGCCCTATGGGCGGTCGGGCGTGTACCCGCTGCAGGAGGCATTCAGGAGCCTTCTCAATGGCTTGCCGCCGAAAGCTCAACTTCGCGAAGCGAAGCGCATCTTCGCGGAGCTGCCCGCCGGGCATCCGTTCAAATCAAACCCCCATCTAGTGGATCACAAGGCCAGCGATGCGGGGTTCTACGACCTGTTGCTGCATTCGCAGGACCGGCCTTACACGATCGACCAGCTATCACAAACGCTGGGCGCGGCGGGGCTGCGCATGGTGGGAACCCCGCAGGCGGCGCTTTATGATCTGAGCCGGTTTACCGATATAAAGAAGGACATGGACCCAGTGGCGCAGATGGCCCTGGCCGAAAAGCTGGACGGTACGATCAAGACGCATGTGGTCTATGCCCGCCCTAGCGCCGCACCGGTCGTGGCGGCAGGAAAGTCGGGCCGGGACGTGCCGCATCTCAAAGGTATGGCTGCGGGCGCACTTGCCCAGAAGGTGGCCCGCGACGGGGCGATCACAGTGACGCTGAATGGGGTCAAACATCACGTACCGATTGCCAAATCGGCGGCAAAGGCCATTTCGGGCGTAGACGGGCGGCGGGATTTGGCTGCTATCCAGGCGGGCTGTGCGCTTGATCCATTGGCTTGGAACGCCATCTGGCAACCGCTGCACTGTGATCTGACGCGGTTCGGATTGCTGGTCTATTCGCGGCTTCTGGCGTGA
- a CDS encoding DUF3445 domain-containing protein — translation MPAICQSSLRDAPWMQPKTRRLPGIQPLDWSDWIQLDEAYAPQMAERARLLEARRNEVLQMTPAAEMAAKELLGVICAMLAGRDDFDVDGARVARPDGVTVEIDPNDPLMSINRLISEDVCILQKRGGEHVLTAGLLCFPASWLLHEKMNQPLTAIHQPVSTYTTDVAARVQRLFDAVRADKPLWRANALHYHDPDLFQPLPDTVKRVVPEGQGYIRSERQSILRLPKSDAIVFSIHTRLVAFGDLTPAQRAGLRENPLEHALDVSALPANVGADL, via the coding sequence ATGCCCGCAATCTGCCAATCATCGCTGCGTGACGCGCCCTGGATGCAGCCAAAAACGCGCCGGCTTCCGGGCATCCAGCCTTTGGATTGGTCTGATTGGATACAGTTGGACGAGGCATATGCGCCGCAAATGGCGGAACGCGCGCGGCTTCTTGAGGCGCGTCGCAACGAGGTGCTGCAGATGACACCCGCCGCCGAGATGGCTGCCAAAGAACTTCTGGGCGTGATCTGCGCGATGCTGGCGGGGCGGGATGACTTTGATGTGGACGGTGCGCGGGTCGCGCGGCCCGATGGGGTGACGGTTGAAATTGACCCAAATGACCCGCTTATGTCCATTAACCGCCTGATCAGCGAAGATGTCTGCATCCTGCAAAAGCGAGGCGGGGAACATGTTTTGACGGCAGGATTGCTGTGTTTCCCCGCAAGCTGGTTGTTGCATGAGAAGATGAACCAGCCTTTGACGGCGATTCATCAGCCGGTCTCCACCTACACCACGGATGTGGCGGCGCGGGTGCAACGCCTATTTGACGCGGTGCGGGCCGACAAACCCCTGTGGCGGGCCAATGCGTTGCATTACCACGATCCCGACCTGTTCCAGCCGCTGCCCGACACCGTCAAACGCGTCGTACCCGAAGGGCAGGGCTATATCCGGTCGGAGCGGCAGTCCATTCTGCGATTGCCAAAGTCGGACGCGATTGTGTTTTCGATCCATACGCGGTTGGTGGCATTCGGCGATCTCACACCAGCCCAACGCGCAGGGCTGCGGGAGAACCCCTTAGAACATGCCTTGGACGTCTCTGCGCTGCCTGCCAATGTCGGGGCAGACCTATGA
- the dddP gene encoding dimethylsulfonioproprionate lyase DddP: protein MNQHYRDTRKIDPTKGTHLADGSPNDNDRIEIGPTMLAFSEWEADGLTMPNLEKMREYRWKRLTRHVVDADMGGLLMFDPLNIRYATDSTNMQLWNTHNPFRAVLVCADGYMVIWDYKNSPFLSEFNPLVREQRSGASMFYFSNGDKVQQAASTFTAEVEDLILAHGGGNKRIAVDKIMMAGLRALEARGFEVHEGEDLTEHARSVKGPDEILAMRAACHSCETAMYEMERFARENIPSGGVSEDDVWAVLHAENIKRGGEWIETRLLASGQRTNPWFQECGPRIIQNNEILAFDTDLVGPYGICCDISRTWWIGDEKPHADMIEAMKHGVEHIQTNMEMLKPGVTIKELTMNTHVLHDKYQEQKYGCLMHGVGLCDEWPLVAYPDKHVEGAFDYPLLPGMAICVEALVGEVGGTFSIKLEDQVLITEDGYELLTKYPFDPALMGH from the coding sequence ATGAACCAGCATTACCGTGACACGCGCAAGATCGACCCGACCAAGGGCACGCATTTGGCCGATGGCAGCCCCAATGACAATGACCGGATCGAGATCGGGCCGACGATGCTGGCCTTTTCCGAGTGGGAGGCCGACGGGCTGACCATGCCCAACCTCGAAAAGATGCGGGAGTATCGTTGGAAGCGGCTGACCCGGCACGTGGTGGATGCCGATATGGGCGGGCTGTTGATGTTCGACCCGCTCAACATCCGCTACGCCACGGACAGCACCAACATGCAGCTGTGGAACACGCATAACCCGTTCCGGGCGGTACTGGTCTGCGCTGACGGGTATATGGTGATCTGGGACTACAAGAACTCGCCATTCCTGTCCGAATTCAACCCGCTGGTACGCGAGCAGCGCTCGGGCGCGTCGATGTTCTATTTCTCCAACGGCGACAAGGTGCAGCAAGCGGCGTCAACCTTCACGGCGGAGGTCGAGGACCTCATTCTCGCCCATGGCGGCGGGAATAAACGCATCGCGGTTGACAAGATCATGATGGCCGGGCTGCGCGCGCTCGAAGCCCGTGGGTTTGAGGTGCATGAGGGCGAGGACCTGACCGAACACGCGCGGTCGGTCAAAGGCCCCGACGAAATCCTTGCGATGCGCGCGGCCTGCCATTCCTGCGAAACCGCGATGTATGAGATGGAGCGATTTGCCCGCGAAAACATCCCCTCTGGCGGCGTCAGCGAAGATGACGTCTGGGCGGTGCTGCATGCAGAGAATATCAAACGCGGCGGGGAATGGATTGAGACCCGCCTGCTGGCATCGGGCCAACGAACCAACCCGTGGTTTCAGGAATGCGGGCCGCGCATTATCCAGAACAACGAGATTTTGGCCTTTGATACCGACCTTGTGGGGCCATACGGCATTTGCTGCGACATTTCCCGGACGTGGTGGATTGGGGACGAGAAACCGCACGCCGACATGATCGAGGCCATGAAACACGGCGTCGAGCACATACAGACCAATATGGAGATGCTCAAACCCGGCGTGACCATCAAAGAGCTGACAATGAACACCCATGTGCTGCACGACAAATACCAGGAGCAGAAATACGGCTGCCTGATGCACGGCGTGGGCCTGTGCGACGAATGGCCTTTGGTGGCCTACCCAGACAAACATGTGGAAGGCGCGTTTGACTACCCGCTGTTGCCGGGCATGGCGATTTGCGTCGAGGCGCTGGTGGGCGAGGTTGGCGGCACCTTCTCGATCAAGCTGGAAGACCAGGTCTTGATCACCGAAGACGGGTATGAGTTACTGACGAAATACCCTTTCGATCCTGCACTTATGGGGCATTGA
- a CDS encoding 2OG-Fe(II) oxygenase translates to MLADLVDLDRHPIHQEGPARDALIARCRTDLEADGMFNLDGFFRADAIAQTLAMAAPLWEEKSFTHQRRHNIYFKKSVPGLSDDHPALKLHDTTNHTLCGDLLQDTPVATLYYDPTLAQFLSDVMETGPLYPMDDQLAAFNVMAYHAGEALNWHFDRSQFTITLLLQKPDQGGGFEYRTNLRSADDPNYDGVAKLLNGEDDGAKLMTVEAGTLNVFKGVNTAHRVTPVEGDTARIITVMTYYDHPGARFTPEEQMGFYGRTG, encoded by the coding sequence ATGCTTGCTGACCTGGTTGATCTTGACCGCCATCCCATCCACCAAGAAGGCCCGGCGCGCGACGCGCTGATTGCCCGCTGCCGCACCGATCTGGAGGCGGACGGCATGTTCAACTTAGACGGGTTCTTCCGCGCCGACGCCATTGCGCAAACTCTGGCCATGGCCGCCCCCCTGTGGGAGGAGAAATCCTTCACCCACCAGCGCCGCCACAACATCTACTTCAAGAAATCTGTGCCGGGTTTGAGCGACGACCACCCTGCCCTGAAGCTGCACGACACCACCAACCACACGCTCTGCGGCGACCTGTTGCAAGACACGCCCGTGGCCACGCTCTATTACGACCCGACATTGGCGCAATTCCTGTCTGACGTCATGGAGACCGGGCCGCTTTACCCGATGGACGACCAGTTGGCCGCGTTCAACGTCATGGCCTATCACGCGGGCGAGGCGTTGAATTGGCACTTTGACCGATCACAATTCACCATCACCTTGCTGCTGCAAAAACCCGATCAGGGTGGCGGGTTTGAATACCGTACCAATCTGCGCAGCGCCGATGACCCGAATTACGACGGGGTCGCGAAGCTGCTGAACGGCGAGGATGACGGGGCCAAGCTGATGACGGTGGAGGCCGGTACACTGAACGTGTTCAAAGGCGTCAACACCGCCCACCGGGTGACCCCGGTTGAGGGTGACACGGCGCGGATCATCACCGTCATGACCTATTACGACCACCCCGGCGCGCGATTCACGCCGGAGGAACAGATGGGGTTTTACGGCCGAACCGGCTGA
- a CDS encoding bifunctional alpha/beta hydrolase/OsmC family protein: MATERFTFAGHSGDELAARLDLPEGPHLATALFAHCFTCSKDIPAARRIAGRLANMGIAVLRFDFTGLGHSKGEFENTTFSSNVEDLTLAAAELEKRGMGPELLIGHSLGGAAIIAAAGKIQQARAVVTIGAPFDPDHVTHNFGSSIHEIKEKGVAEVQLGGRGVKIGAGFLEDVSANRLEGALKTLKKSLLVLHAPKDATVGVENATQIFIHAKHPKSFITLCDADHLITREQDAEYAADVIAAWSSKYLDLKPPAPPIGAPEGVLRVREADPGGFLQDINLGHKFHMQADEPVAYGGTDKGMTPYGFLSAGLGACTSMTIRMYARRKKWKLDNIWVDVKHDAMHAQDADGGHSKIDTFLREIHLDGDLDAEQRQRLLEIADRCPVHKTLESSANIKTVLADA, translated from the coding sequence ATGGCCACAGAACGATTCACCTTCGCCGGACATTCCGGGGACGAACTTGCTGCGCGACTTGACCTGCCCGAGGGGCCGCATCTGGCGACGGCGCTGTTTGCGCATTGCTTCACCTGCTCCAAGGACATCCCCGCCGCGCGGCGCATCGCGGGGCGCTTGGCCAATATGGGCATCGCCGTACTGCGGTTCGACTTCACCGGGCTGGGCCACAGCAAAGGCGAGTTCGAGAACACCACCTTTTCATCCAATGTCGAGGACCTGACGCTGGCCGCCGCCGAGCTGGAAAAGCGCGGCATGGGGCCCGAGCTATTAATTGGCCATTCGCTTGGCGGCGCTGCCATCATCGCCGCGGCTGGAAAGATACAGCAAGCCCGCGCGGTCGTAACAATTGGCGCGCCATTCGACCCCGATCACGTGACCCACAATTTTGGCAGCTCGATACACGAGATCAAGGAAAAGGGCGTGGCCGAGGTGCAGCTTGGCGGGCGCGGCGTCAAAATCGGGGCGGGCTTTCTGGAAGACGTCTCTGCCAACCGGCTAGAAGGCGCGCTGAAGACCCTCAAGAAATCCCTGTTGGTGCTGCATGCACCGAAAGACGCGACGGTTGGCGTGGAAAACGCCACCCAGATTTTCATCCATGCCAAGCATCCCAAAAGTTTCATCACGCTGTGCGACGCCGACCACCTGATCACCCGCGAGCAAGACGCGGAATACGCAGCCGACGTCATCGCCGCATGGTCGTCGAAATATCTCGACCTCAAGCCCCCGGCCCCGCCCATTGGCGCGCCCGAGGGCGTGCTGCGCGTGCGCGAAGCCGACCCCGGCGGGTTCCTGCAAGATATCAACCTTGGCCACAAATTTCATATGCAGGCCGACGAGCCGGTGGCCTATGGAGGCACCGACAAGGGCATGACGCCTTACGGCTTTCTGTCAGCCGGGCTTGGCGCATGTACGTCCATGACCATCCGCATGTATGCGCGGCGCAAGAAGTGGAAGCTCGACAACATCTGGGTCGACGTCAAACACGACGCGATGCATGCGCAAGATGCCGATGGCGGCCATTCCAAGATCGACACGTTCCTGCGCGAGATCCATCTGGACGGTGATCTGGACGCCGAACAGCGCCAACGGCTGCTGGAAATCGCCGATCGCTGCCCGGTGCACAAGACGCTGGAAAGCTCTGCTAATATCAAGACGGTACTGGCCGACGCCTGA
- the uvrA gene encoding excinuclease ABC subunit UvrA produces the protein MAELKNIEVRGAREHNLKNIDVDIPRDQLVVITGLSGSGKSSLAFDTIYAEGQRRYVESLSAYARQFLDMMEKPDVDHIAGLSPAISIEQKTTSKNPRSTVGTVTEIYDYMRLLFARVGTPFSPATGKPIEAQQVQDMVDRTMALEEGTRGYLLAPIVRDRKGEYRKEFAELAKSGFQRVKVDGEFYELDAAPTLDKKFRHDIDVVVDRIVVREGLETRLADSFRTALDLADGIAILETAPKEGEPERHTFSEKFACPVSGFTISEIEPRLFSFNAPFGACPSCDGLGVELFFDERLVVPDATLKLYDGALAPWRKGKSPYFLQTIEAIAKHYEFDKNTPWKDLDAHVKQVFLYGSGDDEIPFRYDEGGRVYQVTRSFEGVIPNMERRYRETDSSWIREEFERYQNNRSCGTCGGFRLKPEALAVKIAGLHVGEVVQMSIREAFDWCKSVPDSLTAQKNEIAKAILKEIRERLGFLNNVGLEYLTLSRNSGTLSGGESQRIRLASQIGSGLTGVLYVLDEPSIGLHQRDNDRLLTTLKNLRDQGNTVIVVEHDEEAIREADYVFDIGPGAGVHGGEITAHGKPEDVASNPDSITGQYLTGVREISIPAKRRKGNGKKLTVKKATGNNLQNVTADFPLGKFVCVTGVSGGGKSTLTIETLFKTASMRLNGARQTPAPCETIQGLELLDKVIDIDQRPIGRTPRSNPATYTGAFTPIREWFAGLPEAKARGYKPGRFSFNVKGGRCEACQGDGVIKIEMHFLPDVYVTCETCNGARYNRETLEVKFKGKSIADVLDMTVEDGQEFFKAVPSIRSKMDALMRVGLGYIKVGQQATTLSGGEAQRVKLSKELAKSSTGKTLYILDEPTTGLHFEDVRKLLEVLHELVDQGNTCIVIEHNLDVIKTADHIIDIGPEGGDGGGKIVAKGTPEQVAKVEGSYTGHYLKDMLEPKKTKKPVAAE, from the coding sequence ATGGCCGAGCTGAAAAACATCGAAGTACGCGGCGCGCGCGAACATAATCTCAAGAATATTGACGTTGATATCCCGCGCGATCAGCTGGTGGTCATCACCGGGCTGTCGGGGTCCGGCAAGTCGTCATTGGCCTTTGACACGATCTACGCCGAAGGGCAGCGCCGCTATGTGGAATCGCTGTCGGCCTATGCGCGCCAGTTCCTTGATATGATGGAGAAGCCGGATGTGGATCACATCGCCGGGCTGTCGCCTGCGATCTCCATTGAGCAGAAGACCACGTCGAAAAACCCGCGCTCCACTGTGGGCACGGTGACCGAGATTTACGACTATATGCGGCTGCTATTCGCGCGCGTTGGTACGCCGTTTTCGCCTGCCACCGGCAAGCCGATTGAGGCGCAGCAGGTGCAGGACATGGTGGACCGCACCATGGCTTTGGAGGAGGGGACGCGCGGCTACCTGCTGGCGCCGATTGTGCGCGACCGGAAGGGCGAGTACCGTAAGGAGTTTGCTGAACTAGCAAAGTCCGGTTTTCAGCGGGTCAAGGTGGATGGCGAATTTTATGAGTTGGACGCCGCCCCGACTTTGGACAAGAAGTTCCGCCATGACATTGACGTGGTGGTCGACCGCATTGTGGTCCGCGAAGGGTTAGAGACGCGGTTGGCTGACAGTTTCCGTACCGCTTTGGATTTGGCAGACGGGATCGCAATCCTTGAGACCGCCCCCAAAGAGGGGGAGCCCGAGCGCCACACGTTTTCTGAGAAATTTGCCTGCCCAGTGTCTGGCTTCACGATCTCGGAGATTGAACCGCGCCTGTTTTCTTTCAACGCGCCCTTTGGCGCCTGCCCAAGCTGCGACGGGTTGGGGGTAGAGCTGTTCTTTGACGAACGGTTGGTGGTTCCAGACGCCACGCTGAAGCTGTATGACGGCGCGCTTGCCCCATGGCGCAAAGGCAAAAGCCCGTATTTCCTGCAAACCATCGAAGCGATTGCCAAGCATTACGAGTTCGACAAGAACACGCCTTGGAAGGATCTGGACGCGCATGTGAAGCAGGTCTTCCTCTATGGCTCTGGCGACGACGAAATCCCGTTCCGCTATGACGAAGGCGGGCGGGTCTATCAGGTGACCCGCAGCTTTGAGGGCGTCATCCCCAATATGGAGCGGCGCTACCGCGAAACAGACAGCTCGTGGATCCGCGAAGAGTTCGAGCGCTACCAGAACAACCGCTCCTGCGGGACCTGCGGCGGATTCCGCCTGAAGCCCGAGGCTTTGGCCGTGAAAATTGCCGGGCTGCATGTCGGCGAGGTCGTGCAGATGAGCATCCGCGAGGCGTTTGACTGGTGCAAATCGGTGCCCGACAGCCTGACCGCGCAAAAGAACGAGATTGCCAAGGCGATCCTGAAGGAAATCCGAGAACGGCTTGGGTTCCTGAACAATGTGGGCCTTGAATACCTGACGCTGTCGCGCAACTCCGGCACCTTGTCGGGCGGGGAATCACAGCGGATCAGGCTGGCCTCGCAGATCGGGTCCGGCCTGACGGGCGTGCTATATGTGCTCGATGAGCCAAGCATCGGTCTGCATCAGCGTGACAATGACCGGTTGCTGACCACGCTGAAAAATCTACGCGATCAGGGCAATACCGTGATCGTGGTGGAGCATGACGAGGAAGCCATCCGTGAGGCCGATTATGTCTTCGACATTGGCCCCGGCGCGGGTGTGCATGGCGGCGAAATCACCGCGCATGGCAAGCCCGAGGATGTGGCCTCCAACCCGGATTCGATCACCGGTCAATACCTGACGGGCGTGCGCGAAATCAGCATTCCGGCCAAGCGCCGCAAGGGCAACGGCAAGAAACTGACGGTGAAGAAAGCCACCGGCAACAATCTGCAAAATGTCACTGCTGACTTTCCGCTGGGCAAGTTCGTCTGCGTGACGGGTGTGTCGGGTGGCGGCAAGTCGACGCTGACGATTGAGACGCTGTTCAAAACCGCCTCCATGCGGCTGAACGGCGCGCGGCAGACGCCTGCGCCATGTGAGACCATCCAAGGCCTCGAACTGTTGGACAAGGTGATCGATATTGACCAGCGCCCCATTGGGCGCACGCCTCGGTCAAATCCAGCCACTTATACAGGGGCTTTCACGCCCATTCGTGAATGGTTTGCGGGGCTGCCGGAGGCCAAGGCGCGCGGCTACAAACCGGGCCGGTTCAGCTTCAACGTCAAAGGCGGGCGCTGCGAGGCCTGCCAGGGCGACGGCGTCATCAAGATCGAGATGCACTTCCTGCCCGACGTTTATGTGACCTGCGAAACCTGCAACGGCGCGCGCTATAACCGCGAGACATTGGAGGTCAAATTCAAGGGTAAATCCATCGCCGACGTTTTGGATATGACCGTCGAGGACGGGCAGGAATTCTTCAAGGCCGTGCCCTCCATCCGGTCCAAAATGGACGCGCTGATGCGCGTAGGGCTCGGCTATATCAAAGTGGGCCAGCAGGCGACGACCCTGTCAGGCGGCGAAGCGCAACGGGTGAAGCTGTCCAAGGAGCTTGCCAAATCCTCCACCGGCAAGACGCTCTATATTCTGGATGAACCGACCACAGGTCTGCATTTCGAGGATGTGCGCAAGCTCCTGGAAGTGCTGCACGAGCTGGTCGATCAGGGCAATACCTGCATCGTGATCGAGCACAATCTCGACGTCATCAAGACCGCCGACCACATCATCGATATTGGGCCGGAGGGCGGTGATGGCGGCGGCAAGATCGTGGCCAAGGGCACGCCCGAACAGGTCGCCAAGGTCGAGGGGTCCTATACGGGGCATTACCTCAAGGACATGTTGGAGCCCAAGAAAACCAAGAAACCCGTCGCGGCGGAATAA